The following proteins are encoded in a genomic region of Triticum dicoccoides isolate Atlit2015 ecotype Zavitan chromosome 1B, WEW_v2.0, whole genome shotgun sequence:
- the LOC119347373 gene encoding uncharacterized protein LOC119347373, whose amino-acid sequence MAEEKKKHKHIKHKEKKDKVGGAAAAAEASFKPCGDVKGIRFGGQFIVKSFTVRRASPLELLRLLDIPPSFLSELQSLPFPSTTAYMPTSFTILAHQAWHTLTLGLGTKKSKVVLFVFESEVMKAAVDQLWPAMIPLGDVNKKLIRGLTGSEMARFKFRKGCLTIYVYAVRRLGAAGFVRADDLRRILQAVVELKDFLDHTAMLAMPSQRSITLQSRGTVAQ is encoded by the coding sequence AtggcagaggagaagaagaagcacaagcacatcaagcacaaggagaagaaggacaaggtcggcggcgcggcggcggcggcggaggcgagcttcAAGCCGTGCGGCGACGTGAAGGGCATCCGCTTCGGCGGGCAGTTCATCGTCAAGTCGTTCACGGTGCGTCGCGCGTCGCCGCTGGAGCTGCTCCGGCTGCTGGACATCCCGCCGTCGTTCCTGAGCGAGCTGCAGAGCCTGCCGTTCCCGTCCACCACCGCCTACATGCCCACCAGCTTCACCATCCTGGCGCACCAGGCGTGGCACACGCTCACGCTCGGCCTGGGCACCAAGAAGTCCAAGGTGGTGCTCTTCGTGTTCGAGTCGGAGGTCATGAAGGCGGCCGTGGACCAGCTGTGGCCGGCCATGATCCCGCTCGGGGACGTGAACAAGAAGCTCATCCGCGGCCTCACCGGCAGCGAGATGGCGCGCTTCAAGTTCAGGAAGGGGTGCCTCACCATCTACGTCTACGCCGTGCGCCGGCTGGGTGCCGCCGGCTTCGTGCGCGCCGACGACCTCCGGAGGATACTGCAGGCCGTGGTGGAGCTCAAGGACTTCTTGGACCACACCGCCATGCTCGCCATGCCCAGCCAGAGGAGCATCACCTTGCAGTCCCGGGGCACCGTGGCCCAATGA